Proteins encoded within one genomic window of Neoarius graeffei isolate fNeoGra1 chromosome 18, fNeoGra1.pri, whole genome shotgun sequence:
- the LOC132865814 gene encoding uncharacterized protein LOC132865814 produces MQTPDRNSLDAPPNYQGDKEDEPRSLKEDVTSEKHQRRRKNEQTEGEENISEKLRETEEENTRLKRLLKEMDKKKSETEEENTRLEGLLKETDKKKSETEEENTRLEGLLKETDKKKTETEEENTRLEGLLQETDKKKTETEEENTRLEGLLKETDKKKSETEEENTRLEGLLKETDKKKTETEENTRHEGLLKETDKKKTETEEENTRLKRLLLKETDKKKSETEEDNTRLEGLLKETDEKKTETEEENTRLKTVKGDG; encoded by the exons ATGCAGACACCAGACCGTAACTCATTGGACGCACCACCCAATTATCAAGGAGATAAAGAAGATGAACCCAGAAGTTTAAAGGAAGACGTCACTTCGGAAAA ACATCAGAGGAGAAGAAAGAACGAACAAACAGAGGGAGAAGAAAACATCAGTGAAAAGTTAAGGGAAACAGAAGAGGAGAACACACGACTTAAAAGACTGTTAAAGGAGATGGATAAAAAGAAAAGtgaaacagaagaggagaacacacgacttgagggattgttaaaggagacggataaaaagaaaagtgaaacagaagaggagaacacacgacttgagggattgttaaaggagacggataaaaagaaaactgaaacagaagaggagaacACACGACTTGAGGGATTGTTACAGGAGACGGATAAAAAGAAAACtgaaacagaagaggagaacacacgacttgagggattgttaaaggagacggataaaaagaaaagtgaaacagaagaggagaacACACGACTTGAGGGATTGTTAAAGGAGACGGATAAAAAGAAAACTGAAACAGAAGAGAACACACGACATGAGGGATTGTTAAAGGAGACGGATAAAAAGAAAACtgaaacagaagaggagaacACACGACTTAAAAGACT ACTGTTAAAGGAGACGGATAAAAAGAAAAGTGAAACAGAAGAGGACAACACACGACTTGAGGGATTGTTAAAGGAGACGGATGAAAAGAAAACtgaaacagaagaggagaacACACGACTTAAGACTGTTAAAGGAGACGGATAA